The stretch of DNA AGTGAGCTGTGATGAAAGACTGTTGGGAGCTCTGTTCCAGTATTCACACCAGCATACCGCTTAGAATGGTAGAATGCATGTCCACAACACTGCTACACTGTACAACACTACCATTCCATTTACAATGCATGTCCACAACAATCACTTATTCTATGTGGTAGCTACGCTAGTAGGAAGACAGGAGAGCAGCCAGTGTCAGCGCAGTTTGGAACCCAACCCTACAGGTAGGAgttgagggaggaagggaggaggggagccCAACATATCCATTATCCTGAGAATAGCAGGAAGAGGGCAGAGCAGGTTTTACAATCTATCTCTACAGGAGAGGAATTATAGAGGTGTCATTTTCCATAAGACAATGGACTGGGAACAACAGAGGAATGTAGAGGACAGGTAGAGGtctggaagaggaggagagaagggaggaagagtagagggaggaggagagggaggaggagagaagggaggaggagagaagggaggaggagagaagggaggaggagagggaggaggagtagagggaggaggagagggaggaggagagggaggaggagtagagggaggagaagagaagggaggatgagtagagggaggagaagagaagggaggatgagtagagggaggaggagagaagggagtaggagagaagggaggaggagagaagggaggaggagagaagggaggagagaagggaggaggagtagagggaggaggagtagagggaggaggagtagagggaggaggagagaagggaggaggagtagagggaggaggagtagagggaggaggagtagagggaggaggagtagagggaggaggagagaagggaggaggagagaagggagtaggagagaagggaggaggagtagagggaggaggagagaagggaggaggagtagagggaggaggagtagagggaggaggagtagagggaggaggagagaagggaggaggagagaagggaggaggagagaagggaggagaaaagggaggaggagtagagggaggaggagagaagggagtaggagagaagggaggaggagagaagggaggaggagagaagggaggaggagagaagggaggaggagagaagggaggaggagtagagggaggaggagtagagggaggaggagagaagggaggaggagagaagggaggaggagagaagggaggaggagtagagggaggaggaggttaagaagtaggagagaagggaggaggagagaagggaggaggagagaagggaggaggagagaagggaggaggagagaagggaggaggagtagagggaggaggaggttaagaagtaggagagaagggaggaggagagaagggaggaggagagaagggaggaggagagaagggaggaggagtagagggaggaggaggttaaGAAGTAGGAGAGAAGGAAAAACAAGGTTCCTCATTTTCCCCTCTCGTGCCAGACTGACTGTTCTGTTTGTTCTGTTCTCACCTCAGATGTTAGACAACTGAAGTTATGATGTCAGGATGTCATGATGTCTCTTAAGGAAGAATGGCAGAATGCTATTCTACTCTTCTTTGTAGTCAGTTGTTCATGGTGGACAAAGGGATACAAACCCACCTATTCCATTCTGACTCTCCACAGCAATACCATGCCCCAGCCCACCCACCACCTCCAGCCTCTCCTCCCGTCGTCTCCCCCCCAGAGGGTGACCACCACCCAGCCCTGCGAGCCTCCGACGGACCTCTACCTGGCTCCTTCCCCTACTCCTCTGCCACTCATCTCAAATGTCTCCACACTGTCCCCATCTGCTCCtccaagacagagacagagacagcccaGCAAGAGCCACCAGGCCTGGGCAGACCCTCCACTGCCTGCTCCCTGGGATCCAACCGCCAAGCCGAGGACCAGGAACAGACCCAAGACGACGCGGTCTCCTCCAGCACTGACCCCCAGGGGAGCCCTATGGACCCCTACCTCCAGACCCAGCCCTACAGAGTCAGACCCCGAGCCCACCGACGAGGGCCTCCGTCGGGGAAGATCAGCTCGCCCTGCCTGGAGAGGCTGCTCCAGTCCAAGGAGAGCATCATCGCACCCAGAAACACAGGAGGTGATGGTCCTGGTGGTGGTGAGGAGAGCAGCCGGTCGTAACAGCTGGACCCAGAAACACAGGAGGTGATGGTCCTGGTGGTGGTGAGGAGAGCAGCCGGTCGTAACAGCTGGACCCAGAAACACAGGAGGTGATGGTCCTGGTGGTGGTGAGGAGAGCAGCCGGTCGTAACAGCTGGACCCAGAAACACGGGAGGTGATGGTCCTGGTGGTGGTGAGGAGAGCAGCCGGTCCTAACAGCTGGACCCAGAAACACGGGAGGTGATGGTCCTGGTGGTGGTGAGGAGAGCAGCCGGTCCTAACAGCTGGACCCAGACATGGTCCACGGAGAAGATAAGGACTGATCTGGGAACAGAGTTAACCCGGGAGAGACAGAGCTGTATCTTTCCACAACAGGCTCTCCAATACAGCAGAGGGCAAAGGTCGCTGTCTGGGCGGGACGCAACAGTGGCTGTCCCTTTATGAGCTGTGTGTCATGTGATCCATCATGTGATCCATCATGTGATCCATCATGTGATCCATCATGTGATCCATCATGTGATCCATCATGTGATCCATCATGTGATCATACTATCTGCAGTAAGACACTGAAACATGGACGAGAGGAGATATAACAAACAAAACCAAGGTTAGTCTGTCTGTCCTCACAATAACAAACAAAACCAAGGTTAGTCTGTCTGTCCTCACAATAACAAACAAAACCAAGGTTAGGCTGTCTGTcctcaaaataacaa from Salmo trutta unplaced genomic scaffold, fSalTru1.1, whole genome shotgun sequence encodes:
- the LOC115182297 gene encoding circadian-associated transcriptional repressor-like isoform X2; protein product: MDRIQRIMGVLQNPNMGERYVSVILKLEAMLHSWFPQVRARRDPDPDQHNDSQEEHHTPATRHKQYHAPAHPPPPASPPVVSPPEGDHHPALRASDGPLPGSFPYSSATHLKCLHTVPICSSKTETETAQQEPPGLGRPSTACSLGSNRQAEDQEQTQDDAVSSSTDPQGSPMDPYLQTQPYRVRPRAHRRGPPSGKISSPCLERLLQSKESIIAPRNTGGDGPGGGEESSRS
- the LOC115182297 gene encoding circadian-associated transcriptional repressor-like isoform X3 is translated as MDRIQRIMGVLQNPNMGERYVSVILKLEAMLHSWFPQVRARRDPDPDQHNDSQEEHHTPATRHKQYHAPAHPPPPASPPVVSPPEGDHHPALRASDGPLPGSFPYSSATHLKCLHTVPICSSKTETETAQQEPPGLGRPSTACSLGSNRQAEDQEQTQDDAVSSSTDPQGSPMDPYLQTQPYRVRPRAHRRGPPSGKISSPCLERLLQSKESIIAPRNTGGDGPGGGEESSRS
- the LOC115182297 gene encoding circadian-associated transcriptional repressor-like isoform X1; protein product: MDRIQRIMGVLQNPNMGERYVSVILKLEAMLHSWFPQVRARRDPDPDQHNDSQEEHHTPATRHKQYHAPAHPPPPASPPVVSPPEGDHHPALRASDGPLPGSFPYSSATHLKCLHTVPICSSKTETETAQQEPPGLGRPSTACSLGSNRQAEDQEQTQDDAVSSSTDPQGSPMDPYLQTQPYRVRPRAHRRGPPSGKISSPCLERLLQSKESIIAPRNTGGDGPGGGEESSRS